A window of the Kosakonia sp. BYX6 genome harbors these coding sequences:
- a CDS encoding EscS/YscS/HrcS family type III secretion system export apparatus protein, with protein sequence MNDAELSHLTTQLLWIVLITSLPVVLVASVVGVAVSLCQALTQIQDQTLQFMLKLLAVALALMTSYPWLGGILLSYTRQVMLQIGSPL encoded by the coding sequence ATGAACGATGCTGAACTCTCACACCTCACGACGCAGCTTTTGTGGATTGTCCTCATCACTTCGCTGCCGGTTGTGCTGGTCGCTTCCGTTGTCGGCGTGGCCGTCAGCCTGTGTCAGGCGCTGACCCAAATACAGGATCAGACCTTGCAGTTTATGTTAAAGCTGCTGGCGGTGGCGTTAGCGCTGATGACCAGCTATCCCTGGTTGGGCGGTATTTTGTTGAGTTATACCCGCCAGGTGATGCTGCAAATCGGCTCGCCTCTTTGA
- a CDS encoding type III secretion system protein SsaP (Salmonella pathogenicity island 2 protein; member of a type III secretion system involved in the survival and replication of Salmonella in a host cell) has translation MSAIKVEGSIGQLPDAHLEAREPETEGARFAQLMLRALPPAANRRVVTANLARYRVVGGPLDGVECEVSETAQAVRLRLYVHCHRLYRTLKTSTGWLEHHLQCPGYAVTLEIHYVKRGV, from the coding sequence ATGAGTGCCATCAAAGTTGAGGGCAGCATCGGCCAGTTACCCGATGCTCACCTTGAGGCGCGAGAGCCGGAAACCGAGGGCGCGCGTTTTGCGCAGCTAATGCTACGCGCCCTGCCGCCAGCGGCAAACAGACGAGTAGTTACAGCGAACCTGGCGCGCTACCGCGTGGTGGGCGGGCCGCTCGACGGCGTGGAATGTGAAGTGAGCGAAACGGCGCAGGCGGTTCGGCTTCGCCTTTACGTTCATTGCCATCGGCTTTACCGGACGCTGAAAACCTCAACGGGATGGCTGGAACATCACCTGCAATGCCCTGGATACGCAGTCACACTGGAGATCCATTATGTTAAGCGTGGCGTATGA
- the sctR gene encoding type III secretion system export apparatus subunit SctR, whose translation MSLPDSPVQLITVLFLLSVLPLVIVMGTSFLKIAVVFSVLRSALGIQQVPPNMALYGLALVLSVFIMGPTALAVNARWHPVPLAGAPAWRASWDSEALTPYRRFLKDNAEEKETRYFHSLVNRTWPAEIKRKIKPDSLLILLPAFTVSQLTQAFRIGLLIYLPFIAIDLLVSNVLLAMGMMMVSPMTISLPFKLLIFLLAGGWHLILSQLVQSFS comes from the coding sequence ATGTCTTTACCCGATTCGCCTGTGCAGCTCATCACTGTGTTGTTTCTGCTTTCCGTTCTCCCGCTGGTGATTGTAATGGGAACGTCCTTTCTTAAAATCGCCGTGGTTTTTTCTGTCCTGCGTAGCGCGCTGGGTATTCAGCAAGTTCCACCCAATATGGCGCTGTATGGGCTGGCGCTGGTTCTTTCCGTGTTCATCATGGGGCCGACGGCATTAGCGGTAAACGCGCGCTGGCACCCGGTGCCGCTCGCTGGCGCACCTGCCTGGAGAGCCTCCTGGGACAGCGAAGCGTTAACGCCTTATCGCCGCTTTTTGAAAGATAACGCCGAAGAGAAAGAGACCCGCTATTTTCACAGCCTGGTGAACAGAACGTGGCCGGCAGAGATTAAACGTAAGATTAAACCTGATTCGCTTTTGATATTGCTGCCCGCGTTTACCGTCAGCCAGCTGACGCAGGCTTTTCGTATTGGCTTGCTTATCTACCTGCCCTTTATCGCCATTGACCTGCTGGTTTCAAACGTCCTGCTGGCAATGGGCATGATGATGGTGTCGCCAATGACAATCTCGTTGCCATTCAAATTACTGATATTTCTGCTGGCGGGTGGCTGGCATTTAATTTTGTCTCAACTGGTACAGAGCTTCTCATGA
- a CDS encoding EscN/YscN/HrcN family type III secretion system ATPase, with translation MMSEWMRNRKPAPDGYQRRGRIQRISSTLLKVWLPGVFMGELCRIQPGGELAEVVGINGGEALLSPFASTTGLQCGQPVVPLRRRHQVPVGEGLLGRVIDGFGQPLDGGQPPEVSWRDYDAPPPSVMSRRPIDQPLMTGIRAIDSALTCGAGQRIGIFSAPGVGKSTLLSMLCNAPDADINVLVLIGERGREAREFIDLSLAPEARRRSVIVVATSDRPALERVRALSVATTLAEAFRDSEKHVLLLVDSLTRYARAAREIGLAAGEPAVAGGYPPSVFSALPKLLERAGKAEKGSITAFYSVLVEADDMNEPLADEVRSLLDGHIVLSRQLAEKGHFPAIDVQASLSRIMPAVTSEEHRQLASALRQNLATYQEVELLVRIGEYQRGQDAAADRAIDLHPTICAFLQQNQEELCHVEMLLQTLRALVAN, from the coding sequence ATGATGAGTGAATGGATGCGAAACCGGAAACCCGCGCCGGACGGCTATCAGCGACGTGGCCGCATTCAGCGCATCAGTTCAACACTGCTGAAAGTGTGGCTGCCCGGCGTATTTATGGGAGAACTCTGCCGTATCCAGCCCGGCGGTGAACTCGCCGAGGTGGTCGGTATAAACGGCGGGGAAGCTCTGCTATCGCCTTTCGCCAGTACCACCGGCTTGCAGTGTGGTCAGCCCGTTGTCCCCTTAAGGCGTCGCCACCAGGTGCCTGTTGGCGAGGGTTTATTGGGACGCGTGATTGATGGTTTCGGCCAGCCGTTAGATGGCGGTCAGCCGCCGGAAGTGAGCTGGCGAGACTATGATGCGCCGCCGCCATCGGTGATGTCCCGTCGCCCTATCGATCAGCCTTTAATGACAGGGATTCGCGCCATCGACAGCGCACTGACCTGCGGAGCAGGACAGCGAATCGGCATTTTTTCCGCCCCCGGAGTGGGTAAAAGCACGCTGTTGTCGATGCTCTGCAACGCCCCGGATGCGGATATCAATGTGCTGGTCTTGATTGGTGAGCGTGGGCGTGAAGCGCGTGAATTTATCGATCTCTCGTTAGCGCCCGAGGCGCGTCGGCGCAGCGTCATTGTGGTCGCGACCTCCGATCGCCCCGCCCTGGAGCGTGTTAGGGCGTTGTCCGTTGCCACCACCCTCGCAGAAGCCTTTCGCGACAGCGAAAAGCATGTGCTGCTGCTGGTCGATTCCCTGACGCGCTACGCCAGAGCGGCACGAGAAATTGGCCTGGCCGCCGGAGAACCCGCCGTTGCGGGGGGCTACCCGCCCAGCGTCTTTAGCGCATTACCCAAACTTCTGGAACGCGCTGGCAAGGCGGAAAAAGGCAGCATTACGGCGTTCTACAGCGTGCTGGTCGAGGCCGATGATATGAACGAACCGCTGGCGGATGAAGTTCGCTCCCTACTTGATGGCCATATCGTGTTATCCCGACAGCTTGCGGAAAAGGGGCATTTCCCGGCGATTGATGTCCAGGCGAGCCTCAGCCGAATCATGCCCGCCGTGACCAGCGAGGAACATCGCCAGCTTGCCAGCGCGCTGCGGCAAAATCTGGCGACGTACCAGGAGGTTGAATTGTTGGTGCGTATTGGCGAGTACCAACGTGGGCAGGATGCGGCGGCCGATCGGGCTATCGACTTGCATCCGACTATCTGCGCGTTTTTGCAACAAAATCAGGAGGAGTTATGCCATGTCGAAATGCTACTGCAAACGCTGAGAGCGCTCGTAGCGAACTGA
- a CDS encoding EscT/YscT/HrcT family type III secretion system export apparatus protein, translated as MEQLNGWLITLALALARPVGMSLMLPVLRASSLGAALLRNGILISLILPVLPLLHPYVASNGRWMTLIPGEVAFGFLLGFGVAIPFWAVDMAGFLLDTMRGATMGTVFNPGLGVQTSIFGLLFSHFLCALFFISGGINLTLNILYDSYRYLPPGKALLFDHAFLTFVLAQWQMLYRLCLSFSLPAVLCMVMSDLALGLLNRLAQQLNVFSLAMPVKSTLVLIMLIFTLPYAFHYSLAESDKLYLHLKVWLAHHE; from the coding sequence ATGGAACAGCTAAATGGTTGGTTGATCACGCTGGCGTTGGCCCTGGCTCGCCCGGTGGGCATGTCACTGATGTTGCCGGTGTTAAGAGCCAGCAGCCTGGGTGCTGCGCTCCTGCGTAATGGCATCCTGATTTCGCTCATCCTTCCCGTTTTGCCTCTGCTGCATCCTTATGTCGCCAGTAACGGGCGATGGATGACGTTAATACCTGGGGAAGTGGCGTTTGGCTTCTTGCTGGGCTTTGGCGTCGCGATACCGTTCTGGGCGGTGGATATGGCGGGCTTCCTGCTAGACACCATGCGCGGCGCCACCATGGGCACTGTGTTTAATCCGGGGCTTGGCGTGCAGACTTCCATTTTTGGGCTGCTCTTTAGCCACTTTTTGTGCGCGCTCTTTTTTATCAGCGGCGGCATTAATCTCACATTGAACATTCTGTATGACTCTTACCGCTATCTGCCGCCGGGAAAGGCGCTGCTTTTTGATCACGCCTTCCTCACTTTCGTGCTGGCGCAGTGGCAAATGCTCTACCGCTTATGCCTGAGTTTTTCGCTCCCGGCCGTATTGTGCATGGTGATGTCTGACCTCGCGTTGGGGCTACTAAATCGCCTCGCGCAGCAACTGAATGTGTTTTCTCTCGCCATGCCGGTAAAGAGTACGCTGGTGCTGATCATGCTGATATTCACGCTCCCTTATGCTTTTCATTACTCGCTTGCCGAGAGTGACAAACTTTATCTGCATCTGAAGGTTTGGCTGGCGCATCATGAGTGA
- a CDS encoding YscQ/HrcQ family type III secretion apparatus protein — translation MLSVAYEEHPWVDSFPAHGVVIDELTLAMRECPAQEGVLFSLSCKETPCAIWLPVPLWQQWCEVVIGTSDISAIDPLLLHGIAEWALSPLLRAGDATLRQDEHPLRCSNAPQHIALNASWRVDQHDFHALLFGWPPSFFATLAEKVQLAARQTHPCLPVIFPLYIGWTQLTLAEIAAMNTDMGVRMRCFGNARAGIFAMGLPGGFNARVWLTAEKTMKFDELVDDIETLLATEAGIAKEEAAQPVELDRIPQKVVFEVGQASVELGRLRQLQTGDILPASGHFTPEVTLRLIDGRAIGRGELVACGSEFLVRITRWYLTQDTVNT, via the coding sequence ATGTTAAGCGTGGCGTATGAAGAACACCCTTGGGTGGATAGCTTTCCGGCACATGGCGTTGTGATCGATGAGCTGACGCTTGCGATGCGGGAATGCCCGGCGCAGGAAGGGGTGCTGTTTTCGCTCAGTTGCAAAGAGACGCCGTGCGCGATTTGGCTGCCTGTTCCTCTCTGGCAGCAGTGGTGCGAAGTCGTTATCGGCACGAGTGATATATCTGCCATCGATCCGTTGCTGCTGCACGGTATCGCCGAATGGGCACTCTCACCGTTATTGCGTGCCGGTGACGCGACGCTTCGCCAGGACGAACATCCGTTACGTTGCAGTAATGCGCCTCAGCACATCGCGCTTAACGCCAGTTGGCGTGTTGATCAGCATGATTTTCACGCCCTGCTGTTTGGCTGGCCGCCGTCCTTTTTCGCGACGTTAGCCGAGAAAGTGCAACTTGCAGCGCGACAAACCCATCCCTGCCTGCCGGTGATCTTTCCTCTTTACATTGGCTGGACGCAACTTACCCTGGCGGAAATAGCCGCGATGAATACCGACATGGGCGTGCGGATGCGCTGTTTTGGCAATGCCAGAGCGGGCATTTTCGCGATGGGATTACCCGGCGGTTTCAACGCCCGGGTGTGGCTAACAGCGGAGAAGACAATGAAATTTGATGAGCTGGTGGACGATATCGAAACCCTGCTTGCGACAGAAGCCGGCATCGCAAAAGAAGAGGCTGCGCAACCTGTCGAACTTGACCGGATCCCACAAAAAGTCGTTTTTGAGGTGGGACAAGCCAGTGTGGAACTGGGGCGGTTACGCCAGCTGCAAACGGGGGATATTTTGCCCGCCAGCGGCCACTTTACGCCGGAAGTCACCCTGCGGCTCATCGATGGGCGAGCGATAGGGCGCGGAGAACTGGTCGCCTGTGGCAGCGAGTTTCTGGTGCGCATTACGCGCTGGTACTTGACGCAGGATACGGTGAATACCTGA
- a CDS encoding EscU/YscU/HrcU family type III secretion system export apparatus switch protein — protein sequence MSEKTEKPTEKKLRDGRKAGKVVKSVEITSAVQLAFLFLYFHFFIDSLIQRASALILLVVNAINKPFVYALAQISAASIAFLSRALLLLAGGLAITAVLGVMLQIGFVFASKAIGFKSERLNIAKNFKRLFSLNSAIELLKSSLKVIFLCLIFMTIFYTSARTFLALPYCGVSCALPVFYRLMREMWIGLMVFYVVLGALDYAFQRYKLLKEQRMSKEDIKQEHKDTEGDPQTKSRRRALQNEIQSGSLAQSVKQSVAVVRNPTHFAVCIGYHPTDMPVPRVLEKGRGDSASHIIKLAEYNLIPVVENISLARALFFEVERGDKIPESLFEPVAALLRIVLQIEYEH from the coding sequence ATGAGTGAAAAAACAGAAAAACCGACCGAGAAAAAACTGCGCGATGGCCGTAAAGCAGGAAAAGTGGTGAAGAGTGTCGAAATCACCTCGGCGGTGCAGTTAGCCTTCCTTTTCCTCTATTTCCACTTCTTTATTGATTCGCTTATTCAGCGCGCATCGGCGTTGATATTGCTGGTGGTTAACGCAATCAATAAACCGTTTGTTTATGCTTTAGCGCAAATCAGCGCGGCATCGATCGCCTTTTTATCCAGAGCATTGCTGTTGCTGGCGGGTGGGCTGGCCATCACAGCCGTATTAGGGGTGATGCTGCAGATCGGGTTTGTTTTTGCCAGTAAGGCGATTGGCTTTAAAAGCGAAAGGTTGAATATCGCGAAGAATTTTAAGCGTCTCTTTTCGCTCAATAGCGCAATCGAGCTCCTCAAATCCAGCCTGAAAGTCATTTTCTTGTGTCTGATTTTTATGACCATCTTTTACACCTCCGCCAGGACCTTTCTTGCCTTGCCTTATTGCGGCGTGTCCTGTGCGCTGCCGGTCTTTTACCGTTTGATGAGAGAGATGTGGATAGGACTGATGGTTTTTTACGTTGTGCTTGGCGCGCTAGATTATGCATTTCAGCGCTATAAGTTATTGAAAGAACAGCGGATGAGTAAAGAGGATATTAAGCAGGAACATAAAGACACCGAAGGCGATCCGCAAACCAAAAGCCGGCGTCGTGCATTACAGAACGAGATACAAAGTGGCAGCCTGGCGCAATCTGTTAAGCAGTCAGTGGCCGTGGTGCGCAATCCAACACATTTTGCCGTTTGCATTGGCTATCATCCGACCGATATGCCCGTCCCCAGAGTGCTGGAAAAAGGGCGCGGTGACAGCGCATCTCATATCATTAAACTCGCTGAGTATAATCTCATTCCTGTCGTGGAAAATATCAGCTTAGCCAGAGCGCTTTTTTTCGAAGTGGAGCGTGGTGATAAAATTCCCGAATCACTGTTCGAGCCGGTAGCGGCATTGCTGCGTATCGTATTGCAAATAGAGTATGAGCATTGA
- a CDS encoding type III secretion system protein SsaO (Salmonella pathogenicity island 2 protein; member of a type III secretion system involved in the survival and replication of Salmonella in a host cell), producing the protein MNKLREAQLRRQQAGVEQQLRALLTELQGCRLHLAEVTVRLKVLLNWQGTLHSQQLLEKKRKMAELFTQGHKLLALQCQLRDNQQQLENQCSEVQKNLNRLLKKKEKITRVLADECHQS; encoded by the coding sequence GTGAATAAGCTGCGAGAAGCGCAATTGCGTAGACAACAAGCGGGCGTTGAACAGCAGTTGCGCGCTCTGTTGACCGAGTTGCAAGGCTGCCGCTTACACCTTGCAGAAGTGACGGTCAGGTTGAAAGTGCTCCTGAACTGGCAGGGAACGTTGCACAGCCAACAACTGTTGGAAAAAAAACGAAAAATGGCCGAACTGTTCACCCAAGGACATAAGCTGCTGGCGCTGCAATGCCAGCTGCGAGACAACCAGCAACAGCTTGAAAACCAGTGCAGTGAAGTACAAAAAAACCTGAACCGGCTGCTGAAAAAGAAAGAAAAAATAACCCGAGTACTGGCGGATGAGTGCCATCAAAGTTGA